In the Phaeobacter piscinae genome, CAGGATCGCCTCCGGGCCGGCTTCTCCCATCAGGCCGGTTGCGCCGCGCATCGGAAAACTCACTGGCCCGGTCACAACACCGCCTTTGGCAAAGGGCATCACCCGGCCCTGCGAAAACGCCGCCCCATCGGCAAAAGGGAGGATGCCGCTCATCAGCTTGCCCACCCCCTCCGACAGCAACCCGCCCACATGGCTGGTCACGGGTTTGATGGCCGCCGAATAGGTGGTCTGGATCATCGACTGCGCCATGGTATCCAGCGCATCGGAGAGTTTCATGCCGTCAAAGACAACACCGTCAAAGGCCCGGCGCAGCCCCTTGGACATGCCCCGTTCCAGTGTTTCAGCATCCTTGCCGGTGGCGGCGAAGGCGGCGCGCACCCGGCGCAGCTCGGCGTCGAACGTGGCCGCCATACCTGCCGCATCGCCGAGGCTGTCGCTCAGCGCCTCGCTCTGCTGGTCCAGCGCATTCAGTCCTGTGTCAGTCATCGCTTACTGCTCCTGTTTCTTTGGGTGTCGGCGCTGCGGGGTCGGGAAAGGCCTGCATCAGTTGATCCAGACCTGCCCGGCCCAGTGGCACCGCGCCCGTGTCCTGTCCCAACATCAACCGCAGCTCTGCCGGGGTGAGGCGCCAGA is a window encoding:
- a CDS encoding phage tail tape measure protein, with the translated sequence MTDTGLNALDQQSEALSDSLGDAAGMAATFDAELRRVRAAFAATGKDAETLERGMSKGLRRAFDGVVFDGMKLSDALDTMAQSMIQTTYSAAIKPVTSHVGGLLSEGVGKLMSGILPFADGAAFSQGRVMPFAKGGVVTGPVSFPMRGATGLMGEAGPEAILPLTRGADGALGVRSQGGGGPSVVMNIQTPDVQGFQRSQGQIAAQLSRALTRGNRNR
- a CDS encoding rcc01693 family protein; translation: MTPQQRATDGQGTGLDWPALIRAGLVGLRLTPDQFWRLTPAELRLMLGQDTGAVPLGRAGLDQLMQAFPDPAAPTPKETGAVSDD